GAGAGGACACCGAAGATCTGAGCTTAGAGCCTGAGTTTGACATTGCAAAGGTCGCGCTCGGTTGGATCGGTTTTGACCTCGAAACCGAGATTCCTACACATCTCCAGCATGACGACATTCTCCTGCAGGACGTCGCCGGAGATCATCTTCAGGCCCTCCGACTTGGCGTATTCGATGATCAGCTGCATCAATGCCCAGCCGAGTCCGCGTCCCTTGAGATCCGACCGCAACAGGATCGCGTATTCCCCGCTCTCGTAGACCGAGTCGGAGTGAATCCTCACGACGCCGACCAGTTCGTTTGTCGCTTCATCGAGAGCCACAAAAGCCATCGCGCGCGCATAGTCGAGCTGCGTCAGGCGCGCGATGAACTCGTGCGTGAACTCCTTCATTGGAGCAAAGAATCGAAGACGCAGGTCTTCCGCAGTGACATGCTTGAGGAACTCATGAATGGTTGGCTCATCCTCGGGTCGGATCGGCCGCGCAAGGATCCGCCAGCCGTCCTTGACCTGGAGATGCCGTTCCCATTGGCTCGGATAGGGCCGAACGGCGAAATTCGACGGACCAGAGCCTTTGAATTTCGGCGGAACCCTGCCGACGGCGACGCGCGCATCGACGGCCATGACGCCGCTCTCGTCGGCGAGCAGCGGATTGATATCGAGTTCGCGAATCTCCGGAACGTCTGCTGCAAGCTGCGCAAGCTTGACCAGCACCAGTGCGACTGCATCGGGCTTGACCGCTGGGACATCACGATAGGCGCGCAGCAATCGTGAGACGCGCGTCCGCTCGATGAGGTTTCGCGCCAGATGGAGATCGAGCGGAGGCAGACCGAGCGCCTTGTCGTTGATGATCTCGACGGCGGTACCGCCCCTGCCGAACACGATCACGGTTCCAAAGGTCGGATCGTCGGCAATGCCCATGATCAGCTCCCTCGCCTTGGCGCGGACGATCATGGCTTGCACGATCACGCCGGAAATCCGTGCGTCGGGCCGAACGGCCTTCGCGCGGGCCATGATCTCGTTCGCGGCGTTACGCACGGCCTCGGCCGTAGTGAGATTGAGCACGACACCGCCGACGTCGGATTTGTGAATGATATCTCTCGACAAGATCTTGAGCACGACAGTTGTGCCTTGAGCGAACAACTGCTCCGCATATCCGACCGCCTCGTCGACCGAGGACGCAGCGAACGTCGGCACCATCGCAATATCATAGGCCTCCAGCAGGCGACTGATCTCGACCGGATCGAGCCAGGTCCGCCCGTCGGCGAGGGCTGTCGCTACAATTCTGCGGGCTGCCTCGACGTCGGGCGCAAAAGAGCTCGGCATGGCCGGCGGCACAGCGGCAAGCGATTCGACCACCTCCCGATGACGAACGAGATGCATGAAGCCGCGAACGGCATCATCCTCCGTTGGGTAGTTCGGAATTCCTGCCCCGCTCAAGGTCTCGATGACCGACTGCTCCGCACCGACCCATGCCGCCAGAACCGGCTTTGCCCAGCGCCGGTGTTGCTTTCGATAGGTACTGACGAACTCGGTGACAGCCGTGGCAATGGCGCTCGCGGATGCAATCGCGGTCTGAACGTTCATGACGAGAATTGCATCGTTCGCTCGATCGGCGAGCAGCGCCTCGAGCGCGAGCGTGTAGCGTGCGGCGTCGGCATCGCCGACAATGTCGACCGGGTTGGATCCGGACCAGGTCGGCGGCAGGATGGCGTCGAGTTTGTCGTGGATGACCGGCGAAAGTGCGGCAGGCACGCCTCCGAGCTCGACCAGTCGATCCACGGCGAGCACGCCGATCCCGCCGCCATTCGTGAGAATGGCGAGCCTCTTGCCCATGGGCGACTCCACCCGCCCCAGCGTTTCGGCGCAGTCGAACAACTCGCGCAGATCGGAGACCCGCAGAACGCCGGCCCGGCGAAAAGCCGCATCGTAGACGGCATCCGCTCCCGCCAGCGCGCCCGTATGTGTCGCCGCAGCTTGCGCACCGACGGCACCGCGGCCCGATTTCACAACCACAACCGGCTTGACCCTTGCCGCCGCTCGCGCCGCGGACATGAACTTTCGAGCGTCCTTGACGGCTTCGATGTAGAGCAGGATCGCGCGGGTCCCACCGTCCAGCGCGAAGTGGTCCAGTAGATCTGCGAGATCGACGTCCAACTGATCGCCGATCGAGACGATTCCAGAAAACCCAACACCGCGCTGAGCAGCCCAATCTACCATCCCCGCCGCGATAGCGCCGGACTGTGAAATGAGCGCCAGGCTGCCTGCAACCGGCATGTGCGCCGAAAAGCTCGCATTGAGCTTGATGGTCGGCATCATGATGCCGAGACAGTTCGGCCCAATGAGACGCATGCCGTATTTCTGCGCTGCCTTCTCGGCCTGGTCAGCGAGCGACCCCTCTCCATGCCCGAGACCCGAGGTAATGATCAGAGCCCCTGCCGTCCCCAACGCGCCTGCGCGATGAATGAGATCCGGGATCGAAGGGGGTGGCGTCGTGATCACCACAAGTTCCGGCACAAACGCCAATTCGGCGAGACTGCCAACGGCTGCGATGTTGGATATTTCCCGATAGCGGGAATTGACCAGGCCAAGCTTGCCCT
This region of Bradyrhizobium sp. SZCCHNS1050 genomic DNA includes:
- a CDS encoding bifunctional acetate--CoA ligase family protein/GNAT family N-acetyltransferase translates to MSTYRLRNLLLPRSIALIGGSPRPNSVGKAILDNIVKARFEGKLGLVNSRYREISNIAAVGSLAELAFVPELVVITTPPPSIPDLIHRAGALGTAGALIITSGLGHGEGSLADQAEKAAQKYGMRLIGPNCLGIMMPTIKLNASFSAHMPVAGSLALISQSGAIAAGMVDWAAQRGVGFSGIVSIGDQLDVDLADLLDHFALDGGTRAILLYIEAVKDARKFMSAARAAARVKPVVVVKSGRGAVGAQAAATHTGALAGADAVYDAAFRRAGVLRVSDLRELFDCAETLGRVESPMGKRLAILTNGGGIGVLAVDRLVELGGVPAALSPVIHDKLDAILPPTWSGSNPVDIVGDADAARYTLALEALLADRANDAILVMNVQTAIASASAIATAVTEFVSTYRKQHRRWAKPVLAAWVGAEQSVIETLSGAGIPNYPTEDDAVRGFMHLVRHREVVESLAAVPPAMPSSFAPDVEAARRIVATALADGRTWLDPVEISRLLEAYDIAMVPTFAASSVDEAVGYAEQLFAQGTTVVLKILSRDIIHKSDVGGVVLNLTTAEAVRNAANEIMARAKAVRPDARISGVIVQAMIVRAKARELIMGIADDPTFGTVIVFGRGGTAVEIINDKALGLPPLDLHLARNLIERTRVSRLLRAYRDVPAVKPDAVALVLVKLAQLAADVPEIRELDINPLLADESGVMAVDARVAVGRVPPKFKGSGPSNFAVRPYPSQWERHLQVKDGWRILARPIRPEDEPTIHEFLKHVTAEDLRLRFFAPMKEFTHEFIARLTQLDYARAMAFVALDEATNELVGVVRIHSDSVYESGEYAILLRSDLKGRGLGWALMQLIIEYAKSEGLKMISGDVLQENVVMLEMCRNLGFEVKTDPTERDLCNVKLRL